GCGCGCCGCTGCCGGCGCCTGGCAGCACCTTCGTACCCGCTGGCCCGAAGCGCGCGCGCTGAGCTTGCTGTGCGGCGGCGGCAATAACGGCGGCGACGGCTATGTCATCGCCGCTCTGGCGGCTCAGGCCGGCCTTGCCGTGCAGTGCCTGGCGCTGAAGCCGGTGGAAGCGCTTGCCGGCGACGCCGCCCGGGCGGCAGCCATGGCAAGGGCCGCGGGTGTGCCGGTCGAGGAGTGGCAGGAAGGCTCTTCGCTGTGCGGCGAGGTGGTGGTGGACGCCATGCTGGGCACCGGGCTGGGCGGCGAAGTGAGAGGCGCCTATCGCCGAGCGATTGAGGCGGTCAACCAGGCGGGCAAGCCGGTACTGGCGGTGGATGTGCCCTCCGGGCTTGCCGCGGATAGCGGCGCGCTTCTGGGCGGCGCGGTACGCGCCGACGCCACGGTGACGTTCATCGCCGACAAGATCGGGCTTTATACCGGCCAGGCGCCGGATCACGTCGGCGAGGTAGCATTTTGCCCGCTGGGCGTAAACGCCCGGGCGCAGAGCGATATCGTGCCGCGCGGCGTCTTGCTCGACGAACGTCAGCTGACGGAGGCTTTTACTCCGCGCCGGCGCACCGCGCACAAGGGCGATATGGGGCACGTGCTGGTGCTGGGCGGCGCGCCGGGCATGGGCGGCGCGGCCCTGATTGCCTCTCAGGCCGCGGCCCGGCTGGGCGCAGGCAAGGTGAGCCTTGCCACCGCGCCGGAGCACGTGGCGGCGAGCCTGATCCGCTGCCCGGAAGTCATGGCCCACGGCGTGCGCGGCGGGGCGGACCTGGCCGGGCTGGTGGAACAGAGCGATGTGCTGGTGGTAGGCCCCGGTATCGGTCAGGGCGCCTTTGGCCAGGCCATGCTTGCCGCGGCGCTTGAGAGCGACAGGCCGCTGGTGGTGGACGCCGACGCGCTGAACCTGCTGGCCGAGCGCTTTGCCGGCGAGCGGCGCGAAAACTGGGTGCTGACGCCGCACCCCGGCGAGGCGGGACGTCTGCTGGGCATGAACGCCGCCGAGGTCGAAGCGGACCGGCCGGCGACGGCCGAGGCGCTTGGCCGCCGTTACGGCGGCTATAGCGTTCTCAAGGGCGCCGGCACCCTGACAGCGGGCCCCGGCGGGCTGGGCGTCTGCCCCTACGGCAATCCGGGCATGGCCAGCGGCGGCATGGGCGATGCCCTGGCGGGGATGCTCGGGGCGCTTTGCGGCCAGCGCGGCATGGACGATGACAGCATTCGGCTCGGCGTGCTGGTTCACGCCCTGGCGGCGGACATGGCCGCCCGCCGCCACGGAGAACGTGGTTTGCTGGCGAGCGATCTGGCATCCTGTGCGCGCCGGCTGATCAACCCCGGGTCTGACAATTTGCAATCAAGGTAATAGCCCTCATGCAGGTGCAACTCCCCGACGAGCACACCCAAGTCGCGTTCGGCGAAATCCTGGGACGACTGTTTCAAGGCCGCGGGCGTCTTTATCTACACGGCGAGCTGGGCGCCGGGAAGACCACGCTCACCCGCGGGGTGCTGCGCGCCTACGGCTACAAAGGCGCGGTGAAAAGCCCTACCTATACCCTGGTCGAGCCCTACGAGCTTGACGGCAGGCGCGTCTACCATCTGGATCTTTATCGCCTGGGCGACCCCGAGGAGCTCGAGTTCATCGGCGGACGCGACGTGCTGGCCGACGACGCCCTGTGCGTGGTCGAGTGGCCCAGCCGCGGCGCGGGCTGGCTGCCCCCGGCGGATGTGGATCTGACCCTGGACGCTGCCGGAGCCGGGCGCCGCGCGCGGCTGGCAAGCGCCACCTCTCGGGGCGAGGCGCTGCTGGAGGAGCTGGCAGCCGTTTGCGGCTCGCGTGAAGACGCTGCCGGCCTTGAGGGCGACGTGTGATGGCGGCGCGGAACGTTATTCGCGCTTTGCGCGGAGCCGCGGTGATAGCGCTGGGGCTCGTCGGAGTGGCGAGCGCTACCGCCGCGACGGCGGCAACGGTGGACAGCGTGCGCCTGTGGGCGGCGCCGGACCATGCCCGGCTGGTGTTTGACCTGTCCGAACCGGCAGAGGCCGAGGTGTTTGCGCTGGATTCGCCGTCAAGGCTGGTGATCGACCTGGCGGACAGCGACCTGCAGGCTGAGGTGGACGACCTGTCCCTGGAGGGCAGCGCCATTTCGGCGGTGCGCACCGGCGTGCGCGAGGGCGACGACCTGCGCGTGGTGCTCGAGCTCAGCCGCGAGATCGAGCCGCGCCATTTCCCTCTGGAGCCCAACGAAGAGTACGGCCACCGGCTGGTGGTGGACCTGGAATACCCCGGCGAAAGCGCGGTGGAAAACCCCATCGACCCCATCGAGTCGATGATTCGCGAGCAGGAAATCGCCGCCGAGCGCGCCAGCACCAAAGCGAAAGCGCTGGGCCGGGAGCCCGAGGAGACCTCGGTGGTCGAAAAGGCCGAACCGCATCCCCGGCGCGATATCATCATTGCCGTGGATGCCGGCCACGGCGGCGAGGATACCGGGGCGGTGGGCCCCGGCGGCACCCGAGAGAAGGACGTGGTGCTCGAGATCAGCCAGCGGCTGGCGGCGCGGATCAACGCCGCCGAAGGGTTCAAGGCGGTGCAGATCCGCGACGGCGACTACTATCTCGGCCTGCGTCAGCGTACGCGCCTGGCGCGCGAGCAGAAGGTGGACTTCTTCGTCTCGATCCACGCCGACGCCTTTACCAGCCCGCGCCCCCAGGGCAGCTCGGTGTTCGCGCTGTCTCAGCGCGGAGCCACGTCGGAAACCGCCCAGTGGCTGGCCGACAGCGAAAACCGCGCCGATCTGATCGGCGGCGTGGACGGCAATCTCTCGCTGCGCGACAAGGACCAGGTGCTGCGCGGGGTGCTGCTCGACCTGACCATGACCGCCACGCTCAACGACTCGCTGACCATCGGCGGCCAGGTGCTGGACCAGCTGGGGCGGATCAACCACCTGCACAAGTCCCGGGTCGAGCAGGCCGGCTTTGTGGTGCTGAAGTCGCCGGACATTCCCTCGCTGCTGGTGGAAACCGGGTTTATATCCAACCCCACCGAAGAGCAGCGCCTGGCAACGCCGTCGCACCAGGAAAGCCTGGCCAAGGCGATATTCGGCGGTATTCGCAAACACTTCGAGCGCCATCCGCCGCCGGCCAGCCTGCTGGCCTGGCAGCGCGATCATGACCGCCGCCCCGGCAGCGACGAGTACCGCATTCGGCGGGGCGACACGCTGTCGGCCATTGCCGCGCGCCACAACGTGCCGGTGGGCCGTCTGCGCCAGGCCAACGAGCTCAACGGCGACGTGATTCGCGTTGGCCAGGTGCTGCATATTCCCGAATCCTGACAAGGTGTTGGAGGTATATGGTGGACGATAGTGCGGCCGTGGCGCCCAGCATCCACGTGCTCGATCCGCGCCTGGCCAACCAGATTTCCGCCGGCGAAGTGGTCGAGCGCCCGGCAGCGGTGGCCAAGGAGCTGATGGAGAACGCCATCGACGCCGCCGCGCGGCGCATCGAGGTCGAGGTGGAGCAGGGCGGCGCGCGGCTGATCAAGGTGCGCGACGACGGCACCGGCATCGCCGAAGGCGACATGGCGCGGGCGCTGTCCCGTCACGCCACCAGCAAGATCGAAACCCTGGACGACCTCGAGGGGGTCAGCTCGCTGGGGTTTCGCGGCGAGGCGCTGGCCTCGATCAGCGCGGTCTCCCGACTTTCCCTGACGTCCAACGCCCTGGACGACCCCCGCGACGGGTTTCGCGTGGTGGCCGAGGGTCGCAGCATGGAAGCTCGGGTGACGCCGGCGCCGCACCCCCGTGGCACCAGCGTCGAGGTGCGCGACCTGTTCTTCAACACCCCGGCCCGGCGCAAGTTTCTGCGCACCGAAAAAACCGAGTTTGCCCATCTGGAAGAGGCGTTTCGCCGCCAGGCGCTGTCGCGCTACGACGTCGCCTGGACGCTGCGCCACAACCGCAAGACCGTCCACCAGCTGCCGCCGGGGGATTCTGCTGCCGCTCGGGAGCGGCGCATCGCTTCGCTGCTGGGCAAGACCTTTATCGAGCACGCGCGCCATATCGAGCGCCAGGTGGGCGATCTGCGCCTGTCCGGCTGGGTGGGGCTGCCCACGCACTCCCGGGCCCAGGCCGACCAGCAGTACTTCTTCGTCAACGGCCGGGTGGTCCGCGATCGTCTGGTGGCGCACGCCGTGCGCCAGGCCTACCGCGACGTGCTTTACGGCGGCCGCCACCCGGTCTTTGTGCTCTATCTGGACGTGGACCCGGACGTGGTGGATGTCAACGTCCATCCCACCAAGCACGAGGTGCGCTTTCGCGACGGCCGCAAGGTGCATGACTTTTTGTTTTCCAGCCTGCACCACTGCCTGGCCGATACCCGCCCCGACGCCGTGGCCGAGCCGTCCGCCGAAGCAGCGGTGGGTTCCTCGGAGAGCGTACCGGCAGCGCAGGGCGGTGTCGGCGCAGACGACGGCCGTTTCGAGCAGCAGGGCATGGCGCTGTCGCCTGCGCCTGGCCACCATGCCGGGGCAGCGGGTTCGTCTGCCGTCGGCCATCCCGGGGCCGCCAGGGTGCGACGTTTTATGCAGGGCTACCAAGCGCTGCATCCGGACCACGAAGAGACGCTGCTGACGCCGCGCTCCCCCGAGGAAAGCGCCCTTGACGTCACTCAGGCCCCGGGAGGCGACGCGCCGGCGACGGCAGAGGCCGGCATGCCCGCCGAGGACCCCACCGCCGCGCCGCCGCTGGGCTTTGCCCTGGGGCAGCTGCACGGCGTGTTTATTCTCGCCCAGAACGCCAAGGGATTGGTGATCGTCGACATGCACGCCGCCCACGAGCGCATCGTCTACGAGCGCATGAAGCGCCAGCTGGAGGCCGCGGGGGTGGATGCCCAGCCGCTTTTGGTGCCGGTGTCCCTCGCCGCGAGCCGTCAGGAAGTCGCCATCGCCGAAAGCGAAGCGGACGCCATCCGCCGGCTGGGTATCGAGCTTGACGCGGCCGGCCCGGAAACCCTGCTGGTGCGCCAGCTGCCGGCGCTTCTGGCCGGCGCCGATCCGGAGGCGCTGGTGCGCGCCATGCTCGAGGAGCTCGAACGCTACGGCCGCACTCGCCAGGTCGAAGCGCGGATACACGAGCTTTTGTCCACCATGGCCTGCCACGGCAGCGTGCGCGCCAACCGCCGTCTGACCCTTGACGAAATGAACGCCCTGCTGCGCGACATGGAGCGTACCGAGCGCAGCGACCAGTGCAACCACGGTCGCCCAACCTGGACGCAGATGAACATGCAGGCGCTGGACCGGCTGTTTTTGCGCGGCCAGTAGCCGTCAGCGGCTGTAGAAAAGGAGCCATTCAAGCCCATGACCGACTCACGCCCGCCGGCCATTTTTCTGATGGGGCCCACCGCCTCGGGCAAGACTGACGCGGCGATTGCCCTGCACGAGCGGCTGGGCTGCGAAATCATCAGCGTCGACTCCGCCATGGTCTACCGCGGGCTGGATATCGGCAGCGCCAAGCCCGATGCCCGGGAGCTTGCCCGAGCGCCGCATCGGCTGATCGATATCCGCGATCCGGCGGATCCGTATTCCGCGGCGGACTTTCGTCAGGATGCGCTGCGCGAAATGCGCGACATTACCGCTCGGGGCCAGATTCCATTGCTCACCGGCGGCACCATGCTTTACTACAAGCAGCTGCTCGAGGGCGTCGGCAACCTGCCGCCGGCGCATCCGGCCATTCGCGCGCGACTGGAGGCCGAACGGGCTCGGGACGGCCTGGCAGCTCTGCATCGTCGTCTGGAAAAGGTGGATCCGAGCGCCGCCGCGCGCCTGCATCCCAACGACCCCCAGCGCATTCTGCGCGCCCTGGAAGTTTTCGAGGCGAGCGGTCGTACGCTCACCGAACTGTGGGCCGAGCAGCGCCCGGAAACCTTCCCCTGGCGAGTACTGTCCATAGCCCTGGCACCTGCCGAGCGCGCCGTGCTGCACCGGCGAATTGCCGCCCGTTTCGCCGCGATGCTCGACGAGGGGTTGATAGATGAGGTCATCGCCCTCAGAAAGCGTAGTGATTTGCACGCTGACCTGCCGTCGATGAAAAGCGTAGGCTACCGCCAGGTGTGGGCTTATCTGGACGGCGAATACGATCGTCAGGCGATGGTCGAGCGCGGCGTCATTGCCACGCGTCAGCTGGCCAAGCGCCAGCTGACCTGGCTGCGCCGCTGGCAGGGTTTGCACTGGGTGGATGCCACGGCTGCCGGGGCGCTCGAGCGCGTCATGGCGCTGGCTCGCCATGGCGCCGGCGGAAATGAGCGCCTTTAAGGTCGTGCGTGAGCGTGCCGCTTAGCGTAAGATGGGCGCTTTAACGCGAGCGTTTGCGAGCGGCCGCGCGCCGGCCTTTGGGGTAACCCTGCTGCAGGGCGCTTCTGGCGCACTTTTAATAACCAACTCCAACGACAGTTTGGGAGAGTACCATGTCCAAAGGGCAGTCCCTTCAAGACCCGTACCTGAATATCCTGCGCAAGGAGCGCATTCCGGTGTCCATTTTTCTGGTCAACGGCATCAAGCTCCAGGGTCAGATCGAGTCCTTCGACCAGTTTGTCATTCTGCTGCGCAATACCGTCAGCCAGATGGTCTACAAGCACGCGATTTCCACCGTGGTGCCGTCGCGCAACGTGCGCCTGCCGGCATCCGACGCCGGCGATGTCGAAGCCTGATGCCGTGTCAACCCAAGCCATGAGGTACTGATTGTTTTTTGAGCGTCCCGATGCCGGTGAAACGGCTGTACTCGTGCACGTCGACTTTCCCGACGAGCACGCCCGGGAGGACCCGGGCGAATTTCTCGAGCTGGTGCGATCCGCCGGCGCGACGGCGGCCACCCTGCTGACTGCCAGCCGCAACCGCCCGGATACCCGCACTTTCATCGGCTCGGGCAAGCTTGAAGAGCTGCGTGCCATGCTGGCCGCGCACAAGGCCGAGCTGGTGCTTTTCAACCACGGGCTGAGCCCGTCCCAGGAACGTAACCTGGAGCGCGAGCTCAACTGCCGGGTGCTGGATCGCACCAGCCTGATACTGGATATCTTTGCCCAGCGGGCGCGAACCCACGAAGGCAAGCTGCAGGTCGAACTGGCCCAGCTCGAGCACGCTTCCACGCGCCTGGTGCGCGGCTGGACACACCTCGAGCGCCAGGCCGGCGGCATCGGCGGGCGCGGCCCCGGGGAAACCCAGCTGGAAACCGACCGCCGTCTGCTGCGCGGCCGGATCAAGGCGATCCACAAGCAGCTCAACAAGGTGCGCAAGCAGCGCGAGCAAAATCGTCGCGCGCGGGCGCGGGCCGAAATCAGCAGCATTTCGCTGGTCGGCTATACCAACGCCGGCAAGTCGACGCTGTTCAACGCGCTCACCGACGCCCGGGTCTATCAGGCCGACCAGCTGTTCGCTACCCTGGACCCGACCCTGCGGCGCCTGGAAATCGACGACGTGGGGCCGGTGATCATGGCCGATACCGTGGGCTTTATTCGCCACCTGCCGCACAAGCTGGTCGAGGCGTTTCAGGCCACGCTGCAGGAAGCGGTGGATGCCTCGCTTCTGGTTCACGTGATTGACGCTGCCGACCCCGACCGCGAGCTCAACGTCGAACAGGTCGACGAGGTGCTCGAGGAAATCGGCGCGGATGGCGTGCCCATGCTCAAGGTCATGAACAAGATCGACCAGCTGGACGGCGCCCCGCGCATCGAGCGCGACGGTGACGGCGTGCCCGATACCGTTTGGCTGTCGGCCAGGGACGGTCGCGGGATCGATTTGCTGTATCAGGCGTTGAGCGAGCGCCTGGCCTATGATGTCATCGACTTTTCGCTGACGCTGGCCCCGGAGCAGGGCAAGCTGCGCGCCGGCCTGCACGAACTTAACGCCGTTCAGTCCGAGTATTTTGACGACAACGGGCGCCCGGTACTTGACGTGCGTCTGCAGCGACGCGACTTTAACCAGCTGATGGCAAGACTTGGCGAACGTGCCGATACCTATTTGCCCGAGGCCCTCAAGGAGCCGGCCGGCTGGTAGCGTCCGACCCGGGCGCTGCCCGGTGCGCGCTGACGATGCGATACAACACCTTTGAGAACGATACGTTCACGATAGCAGGATGACAGGGCACGGCGTCGCGCCTAGGCGCCCCGACGCGACGTGCCGGTGAATACCTTGATGGAGAGTAACGTATGGCCTGGAATGAGCCTGGTGGTGGCAACCAGCACGACCCCTGGAGCGGGGGCGGCCGACGCAAGGGCGGCGGCAGCGGCGGCAACCGCGGAGGCGGCGGAAACGGCGGTGGACCGCCGGATCTTGACGAAGCGCTGAAGAAGTTTCAGCAGAAGATCAACGACATGCTGGGCAAAAGGAAAGGCGGCAGGCGCGGCGGCGGTAGCGGCGGCAACGGCGGCGGCAAGTCGCGCAGCGCCTTTACCCTGCCCGGGCTACTGCTCGTCGTGGCGCTGGCTATCTGGGCGGCCTCGGGTTTTTATCTGGTCGACCAGTCAGAGCGCGGCGTGGTGCTGCGCTTTGGCGAGTTCCAGGAAATCGTCACCCCCGGCCTGCAGTGGAATCCGCCGCTGATTGACGACGTGCGCATGGTCAACGTGACCCGGGTACGCTCGCTGACCCAGACCCAGTCGATGCTGACCCAGGACGAAAACATCGTGAAGGTCGAGATATCGGCCCAGTACCGGGTATCGGATCCGGCCAATTTCATGCTCAACGTGCGCAATCCCAATCTGACCATTGAAAACGCGCTGGATTCGTCCCTGCGCCACGTAGTCGGCGGCACCAACATGATCGATATCCTGACGTCCGGGCGTGAAATCCTCGGCAGCTCGGTGGCCAGCCGCCTGCAGAGCTACCTGGACAACTACGACGTGGGTATCCAGCTGCAGACCATCAACATCGAGTCCACTTCGGCGCCGGAGCCGGTGATCGACGCCTTCGACGACGTCATTCGCGCTCGGGAGGATCGCCAGCGGACGATAAACCAGGCCGTGGCCTACGCCAACGCCATTATTCCCCAGGCACAGGGGCAGGCGCAGCGGATTGTCGAGCAGGGCCAGGGTTACCGCGAGTCCGTCGTGGCCGAGGCCCAGGGCCAGGCCAACCGCTTTTTGTCGCTGCTTTCCGAGTATCAGAACTCGCCGGCGACCATGCGCGAGCGTCTCTATATCGAGGCGATCGAAGACGTCTTCGGTTCTACGCCCAAGGTGCTGCTGGATACCGGTGACAACGCGCCGCTGATGTATCTGCCGCTGGACAAGCTCGGCGGCAAGGGCGGCACCATGACCAACGACGGCGAGCAGCTCGACCCCCGCGTGCTGGAGAATATATCCCCGCAGGCGGCAGCGTCCTCGTCCTCATCGTCCTCAAGCCGCTCCGGCAGCAGCGCCAGCCGTTCCAACAACAGAACGTCCACCCGCAGGGAGGGCCGGTAAATGATCAATAATCGTTCCCTGCTGATCGTCGGTGGCCTGGCGGTTGCCGCTTGGCTTGCCAGCAGCAGCCTGTTTGTCGTGGATGAAACCGAACGCGCGGTGAAGCTTCGGTTTGGCGAAGTGGTGGAAGAGAACATCAAGCCGGGGCTGCATTTCAAGATCCCCATTACCCACACGGTGCGCAAGTTCGACACCCGGCTGCTGACCCTGGATACCGACACCAGCCGCTATCTGACCGAGGAGCAAAAAGCCGTCATCGTCGATTCCTATGTTCAGTGGGAAGTCATCGACCCGACGCTTTACTACGAGGCCACGGCCGGGGATGAGACCATGGCCGTGCGGCTGATCCAGCCGCGGGTGGACGAGAGCCTGCGTAACGCCTTTGGCCGGCTGGAGCTGCAGCAGATCATCGCCGAAAACCGTGACGAGCTCATGACCGGCCCCCGCAAGGACCTGGACAACCTGATGCGTGACGAGCTCGGGGTGGCCATCCGCGATATCCGCATCAAGCGTATCGACCTGCCCGAAGACGTTTCCGCGGCGGTGTTCGAGCGGATGCGCTCCGACCGTGAGCGCGAGGCCCGCGAGTGGCGTGCCCAGGGCAAGGAAGAAGCCGAGCGGATCCAGGCCAACGCCGACCGCCGGCGTCAGGTGCTGCTGGCTCAGGCCCGAGAGCGTTCCGAGACGCTGCGCGGTGAGGGTGATGCCGAGGCGGCGCAGATTTACGCCAACGCCTACGAGCAGGACGCCGAGTTCTTCTCGTTCTGGCGTAGCCTGAACGCCTACCGCAAGAGCTTTTCCGACAGCGACAACCTCCTGGTGCTGGAACCGGACAGCGAGTTTTTCCGCTACCTGAACAACGCCATGCCGGCGTCGGAAGACGCGGAGTAAGTCCCGGGCCGCCGGGGTAACGGGGTTTCTCCGGCGGCCAAACATGATAGGATTCGTTAACCGGGCGTTGCCCGGTTTTTTTGTGGCCTCACGCTAGCGGATTTGTCGCGCTGCCGACGAATTCCCGGAGGCTTTCACCGTCGTCTCGCAGGATTGTTGACATGACCATCGCTGACCGCTGGCTGTTGCCCGACGGCATGGATGAGGTGCTGCCGCCGCAGGCAAGCCGCATGGAGGAGCTCCGCCGCGGACTGCTGGACCTCTATTACCGCTGGGGATACGACCAGGTAATGCCGCCGCCGGCGGAGTTTCTCGATTCGCTTTTGACCGGCACCGGCACCGATCTTGACTTGCAAACCTTCAAGCTCACCGACCAGCTGACCGGGCGCATGATGGGCGCGACCGCCGACGTCACCCCCCAGGTGGCGCGCATGGACGCCCACTCGCTGCGCCGGGAAGGGCCGGTGCGGCTTTGCTACTGCACCAGCGTCATGCGCGCCACGGCTGATCCCTATCAGGGCGGGCGCAGCCCGGTGCAGGTCGGCG
This DNA window, taken from Halomonas piscis, encodes the following:
- the tsaE gene encoding tRNA (adenosine(37)-N6)-threonylcarbamoyltransferase complex ATPase subunit type 1 TsaE produces the protein MQVQLPDEHTQVAFGEILGRLFQGRGRLYLHGELGAGKTTLTRGVLRAYGYKGAVKSPTYTLVEPYELDGRRVYHLDLYRLGDPEELEFIGGRDVLADDALCVVEWPSRGAGWLPPADVDLTLDAAGAGRRARLASATSRGEALLEELAAVCGSREDAAGLEGDV
- the hflX gene encoding ribosome rescue GTPase HflX; its protein translation is MFFERPDAGETAVLVHVDFPDEHAREDPGEFLELVRSAGATAATLLTASRNRPDTRTFIGSGKLEELRAMLAAHKAELVLFNHGLSPSQERNLERELNCRVLDRTSLILDIFAQRARTHEGKLQVELAQLEHASTRLVRGWTHLERQAGGIGGRGPGETQLETDRRLLRGRIKAIHKQLNKVRKQREQNRRARARAEISSISLVGYTNAGKSTLFNALTDARVYQADQLFATLDPTLRRLEIDDVGPVIMADTVGFIRHLPHKLVEAFQATLQEAVDASLLVHVIDAADPDRELNVEQVDEVLEEIGADGVPMLKVMNKIDQLDGAPRIERDGDGVPDTVWLSARDGRGIDLLYQALSERLAYDVIDFSLTLAPEQGKLRAGLHELNAVQSEYFDDNGRPVLDVRLQRRDFNQLMARLGERADTYLPEALKEPAGW
- the miaA gene encoding tRNA (adenosine(37)-N6)-dimethylallyltransferase MiaA, translated to MTDSRPPAIFLMGPTASGKTDAAIALHERLGCEIISVDSAMVYRGLDIGSAKPDARELARAPHRLIDIRDPADPYSAADFRQDALREMRDITARGQIPLLTGGTMLYYKQLLEGVGNLPPAHPAIRARLEAERARDGLAALHRRLEKVDPSAAARLHPNDPQRILRALEVFEASGRTLTELWAEQRPETFPWRVLSIALAPAERAVLHRRIAARFAAMLDEGLIDEVIALRKRSDLHADLPSMKSVGYRQVWAYLDGEYDRQAMVERGVIATRQLAKRQLTWLRRWQGLHWVDATAAGALERVMALARHGAGGNERL
- the hflC gene encoding protease modulator HflC — protein: MINNRSLLIVGGLAVAAWLASSSLFVVDETERAVKLRFGEVVEENIKPGLHFKIPITHTVRKFDTRLLTLDTDTSRYLTEEQKAVIVDSYVQWEVIDPTLYYEATAGDETMAVRLIQPRVDESLRNAFGRLELQQIIAENRDELMTGPRKDLDNLMRDELGVAIRDIRIKRIDLPEDVSAAVFERMRSDREREAREWRAQGKEEAERIQANADRRRQVLLAQARERSETLRGEGDAEAAQIYANAYEQDAEFFSFWRSLNAYRKSFSDSDNLLVLEPDSEFFRYLNNAMPASEDAE
- a CDS encoding N-acetylmuramoyl-L-alanine amidase produces the protein MAARNVIRALRGAAVIALGLVGVASATAATAATVDSVRLWAAPDHARLVFDLSEPAEAEVFALDSPSRLVIDLADSDLQAEVDDLSLEGSAISAVRTGVREGDDLRVVLELSREIEPRHFPLEPNEEYGHRLVVDLEYPGESAVENPIDPIESMIREQEIAAERASTKAKALGREPEETSVVEKAEPHPRRDIIIAVDAGHGGEDTGAVGPGGTREKDVVLEISQRLAARINAAEGFKAVQIRDGDYYLGLRQRTRLAREQKVDFFVSIHADAFTSPRPQGSSVFALSQRGATSETAQWLADSENRADLIGGVDGNLSLRDKDQVLRGVLLDLTMTATLNDSLTIGGQVLDQLGRINHLHKSRVEQAGFVVLKSPDIPSLLVETGFISNPTEEQRLATPSHQESLAKAIFGGIRKHFERHPPPASLLAWQRDHDRRPGSDEYRIRRGDTLSAIAARHNVPVGRLRQANELNGDVIRVGQVLHIPES
- the hfq gene encoding RNA chaperone Hfq: MSKGQSLQDPYLNILRKERIPVSIFLVNGIKLQGQIESFDQFVILLRNTVSQMVYKHAISTVVPSRNVRLPASDAGDVEA
- a CDS encoding NAD(P)H-hydrate dehydratase, with protein sequence MAGQRSDCSAMLTYKPRRPKRAAYPSAKGVIVSSFISQPPRPLYTADQAGDIDRRTIAAGTDGFALMQRAAAGAWQHLRTRWPEARALSLLCGGGNNGGDGYVIAALAAQAGLAVQCLALKPVEALAGDAARAAAMARAAGVPVEEWQEGSSLCGEVVVDAMLGTGLGGEVRGAYRRAIEAVNQAGKPVLAVDVPSGLAADSGALLGGAVRADATVTFIADKIGLYTGQAPDHVGEVAFCPLGVNARAQSDIVPRGVLLDERQLTEAFTPRRRTAHKGDMGHVLVLGGAPGMGGAALIASQAAARLGAGKVSLATAPEHVAASLIRCPEVMAHGVRGGADLAGLVEQSDVLVVGPGIGQGAFGQAMLAAALESDRPLVVDADALNLLAERFAGERRENWVLTPHPGEAGRLLGMNAAEVEADRPATAEALGRRYGGYSVLKGAGTLTAGPGGLGVCPYGNPGMASGGMGDALAGMLGALCGQRGMDDDSIRLGVLVHALAADMAARRHGERGLLASDLASCARRLINPGSDNLQSR
- the hflK gene encoding FtsH protease activity modulator HflK, which translates into the protein MAWNEPGGGNQHDPWSGGGRRKGGGSGGNRGGGGNGGGPPDLDEALKKFQQKINDMLGKRKGGRRGGGSGGNGGGKSRSAFTLPGLLLVVALAIWAASGFYLVDQSERGVVLRFGEFQEIVTPGLQWNPPLIDDVRMVNVTRVRSLTQTQSMLTQDENIVKVEISAQYRVSDPANFMLNVRNPNLTIENALDSSLRHVVGGTNMIDILTSGREILGSSVASRLQSYLDNYDVGIQLQTINIESTSAPEPVIDAFDDVIRAREDRQRTINQAVAYANAIIPQAQGQAQRIVEQGQGYRESVVAEAQGQANRFLSLLSEYQNSPATMRERLYIEAIEDVFGSTPKVLLDTGDNAPLMYLPLDKLGGKGGTMTNDGEQLDPRVLENISPQAAASSSSSSSSRSGSSASRSNNRTSTRREGR
- the mutL gene encoding DNA mismatch repair endonuclease MutL, giving the protein MVDDSAAVAPSIHVLDPRLANQISAGEVVERPAAVAKELMENAIDAAARRIEVEVEQGGARLIKVRDDGTGIAEGDMARALSRHATSKIETLDDLEGVSSLGFRGEALASISAVSRLSLTSNALDDPRDGFRVVAEGRSMEARVTPAPHPRGTSVEVRDLFFNTPARRKFLRTEKTEFAHLEEAFRRQALSRYDVAWTLRHNRKTVHQLPPGDSAAARERRIASLLGKTFIEHARHIERQVGDLRLSGWVGLPTHSRAQADQQYFFVNGRVVRDRLVAHAVRQAYRDVLYGGRHPVFVLYLDVDPDVVDVNVHPTKHEVRFRDGRKVHDFLFSSLHHCLADTRPDAVAEPSAEAAVGSSESVPAAQGGVGADDGRFEQQGMALSPAPGHHAGAAGSSAVGHPGAARVRRFMQGYQALHPDHEETLLTPRSPEESALDVTQAPGGDAPATAEAGMPAEDPTAAPPLGFALGQLHGVFILAQNAKGLVIVDMHAAHERIVYERMKRQLEAAGVDAQPLLVPVSLAASRQEVAIAESEADAIRRLGIELDAAGPETLLVRQLPALLAGADPEALVRAMLEELERYGRTRQVEARIHELLSTMACHGSVRANRRLTLDEMNALLRDMERTERSDQCNHGRPTWTQMNMQALDRLFLRGQ